A genomic region of Phycisphaerae bacterium contains the following coding sequences:
- a CDS encoding tyrosine-type recombinase/integrase: protein MPLWWDQGTLDDLTAWRDQRIGQGAAPANPFVCSQSPRSAGKPLDRQNARARFKVACRVLSPERTAGLTIHHGRHTFASFALARGVSPVAVQQALGHSSLSVTNVYAYLLDDDGADGHLFGSADDRP, encoded by the coding sequence GTGCCGCTCTGGTGGGATCAGGGCACGCTGGACGATCTGACGGCATGGCGAGATCAGCGGATCGGGCAGGGTGCCGCTCCAGCCAATCCGTTCGTCTGCTCGCAGTCACCGCGCTCGGCCGGCAAGCCGCTGGATCGGCAGAACGCACGGGCCCGCTTCAAGGTCGCGTGCCGGGTGCTGAGTCCCGAGCGGACGGCGGGGTTGACGATCCATCACGGCCGGCACACGTTCGCTTCGTTTGCGCTGGCGCGGGGCGTGTCACCGGTGGCCGTCCAGCAGGCGCTTGGGCACTCCAGCCTGAGCGTCACGAATGTCTACGCGTACCTGTTGGACGATGACGGGGCAGATGGTCACTTGTTTGGCTCTGCGGACGATCGCCCTTGA
- a CDS encoding RHS repeat-associated core domain-containing protein, whose product MASDYAWYAGGDDDDVTITLTVYVVCPEGKVRLDDDKICPGESTYARYYPASDSNDADAGCNCRQKWDLIWEAWNAAGTQRLDPIYVQFDQFDQYGESPCHRRVTAQGGYSGEVEIRVYVGNCPPDSARLTVGCSGGNCGAGTVGANVDSMAVRFNLGPCDEERSSGAIWLRADEPSAGLSSAQALEYFVEERRATDPNVKNQIRVVLRPEGDDQEGALYQVATPRSVAVVIDDETPDDVCYVWFYARSDMRWSTANQEYEPINNAAPFVTWSIREYQNGGTTWVTVAKYEGQDVLASYIYTATDGTRDWSLQTGDGTTALQSESVAWTQNGLYECTRVAQQYLAGAWHEVSHIVTRHETQDGPWVEQIVDPTGANLVTTRAYYDESEPVCPGCLQWQENPDGSWVWYVYDYEQTDPNDVCTIEWTVEEISGFKDTERPSTQPSLLAAGYQGTQRIYDARYRIKSVKRFVDGVQVGQSLYTNAYTQSIPGDLCSGNILSVTEYRYATSGQWLFTTTIYDGSAEEKIVLVQQADRHKEYHSDNGSEVEVRYEGETGPVVDATTRQTTHRDASRRPDWFKREAYTASGYQVIEWLKWDYDTQGRRTFEYRVDPANESQVITQTQTEYINCCYDRRVTDAEGIETTYLHDVLGRPTSVTRDGLDNASGGPEYDQVTGYTYGFVAGVGPSVRTTHTGTVSGVASEKRYDLAGRLVWEATVLDSINWQPALVTSHAETILANGHRQVTVTRPDGSTEITEYYRDGQIASVTGTGVVTKAYDYGVDPNDATPWTQVTEGPTGGQRVTRTTVDWLGRTVAETRPAWPSGELTTAYAYYPVNVFGAGQLKKTWTEDPNGAKVRAPELHEYNALGNLVRSGLDLDENDALVLTGSNDRYTETTVTYSNTSGLHRITTTQIATEAGLVTTGTTQERLTSFPADTIRDVLSYDVHGNATHRLTTVTPATRTVTETIDHPDSTTDELRITINGLLMEQQSKTGVQQTYTYDPSTREAKVIRPGVAPYENTLIRTHYDSVGQIDWTEDALGSHTTYEYYGNGVAGAGKVSTIATPTDDPNDATYVHTYYEYDPTTPGQPVLHVWGDVPQPAAYSYDAFGRLETLTTFRSGTGFENSSWPSPTGGDVTTWVIDQPTGLLLQKRDDAQQQVAYSYTVDGRVKTRTWARLTTSSYMYYGENGEPKTGELKQITYDDGTPSVQFTYNRSGTPATIVDAAGTHTFDYNSALQFASETIDGTLYLDPLTITQQYQSSGAVLGRYAGVSVTQDATSIYSAGYTYDPLGRLSRVTGPGLPTAGSTSQLHGAVYRYRAGTDIVERIDIQAAIVTDPNNPDIYHAEKRVARLYPHETQRDLVDYVQNIWYPDNDPNDISKYDYVNGDVALRRGVSYSGVAFGSPATPIAQSFDYNNRNELTTSVRSGTTWGYLYDPIGNRTWSRTWDDPNDPNGSYVTNELNQYTQTRVRSTPQQFYTYEYDDDGNLLRRWLAADMNCDGVVGFSDNNAFVLALSNPTAWYATYPGCNILNGDINGDGVTSMADINPFVALMSAGNVGVTQTYTWDGENRLTCVEPTPGTTIAEGAQRLSFRYDYLGRRLWKQVEAYQSGNWVVTDTRKFIWDSWRMLAELRVIGEQDVREWTYTWGLDLAGQAGQVNSLEGAGTIGGLLAAHYLPGSAGNDDLSLAVCYDGNGNVTQLVNWKHPAIDVAGALIAKYEYDPYGNITAATGDYAAANPFRFSTKYWDDETGLGYWGYRYYNPALGRWISRDPVAELGFAVTRALQRTQNPHLSVTEYGDEGNLFSYIDDEPMGHYDPLGLSKGGKCNITPSFVTGRETVEELESLAKAARAEGKIKKAKSIEGYVKVLKRYAHKGRTMGRKSAISVEGLCCMALTEILFLEVDLGLTNILNDAYAADLIAYNGGIQLAEQSGWQYAIRVESQIGFTCCGKPFSDDRCRVTFRRKIASMYGRLYVTGFNENVVGNFPGQLEEAAARYVECNTKSCQSGATASGATP is encoded by the coding sequence ATGGCGAGCGATTATGCATGGTATGCCGGCGGCGACGACGACGATGTCACGATCACGCTAACCGTATATGTAGTGTGTCCGGAGGGCAAGGTACGACTCGACGATGACAAGATCTGTCCCGGCGAGAGCACGTATGCGCGCTATTATCCGGCGAGCGACTCCAACGATGCAGATGCGGGCTGCAACTGCCGTCAGAAATGGGATCTCATCTGGGAGGCGTGGAATGCGGCTGGCACGCAACGACTTGATCCGATTTACGTGCAGTTCGATCAGTTTGATCAGTACGGCGAGAGTCCCTGCCATCGGCGCGTCACGGCCCAAGGGGGCTACTCGGGCGAGGTGGAAATACGGGTGTATGTCGGTAATTGTCCGCCCGACTCAGCTCGACTGACGGTCGGTTGTAGCGGGGGCAATTGCGGTGCCGGCACGGTTGGTGCGAACGTAGACAGCATGGCAGTGCGGTTCAATCTGGGGCCATGTGACGAGGAACGCTCCAGCGGTGCAATCTGGCTGCGGGCGGACGAGCCCAGCGCGGGCTTGTCGAGCGCGCAGGCCCTGGAGTATTTTGTCGAGGAACGGCGCGCAACGGATCCAAACGTCAAGAACCAAATCCGCGTCGTCTTGCGGCCGGAAGGCGATGACCAGGAAGGCGCGCTATATCAAGTTGCCACACCGCGCTCCGTCGCGGTGGTTATAGATGACGAGACTCCCGATGACGTGTGTTACGTATGGTTCTATGCGCGCAGCGACATGCGATGGAGTACGGCAAATCAGGAGTACGAGCCGATTAACAATGCGGCCCCGTTTGTAACGTGGAGTATTCGCGAGTACCAGAACGGTGGAACCACATGGGTGACGGTCGCGAAATACGAGGGTCAGGACGTTCTCGCCTCTTACATATATACAGCTACCGATGGCACGCGTGACTGGAGCCTGCAGACAGGTGACGGCACCACTGCGCTGCAGTCGGAGAGCGTGGCCTGGACCCAAAACGGCCTGTACGAGTGCACGCGGGTGGCGCAGCAGTACTTGGCCGGCGCGTGGCACGAGGTCTCGCACATCGTCACGCGGCACGAGACGCAGGATGGGCCGTGGGTCGAGCAGATCGTCGATCCGACTGGGGCCAACTTGGTGACGACGCGCGCGTATTACGACGAGTCGGAGCCCGTGTGTCCGGGTTGCCTGCAATGGCAGGAGAATCCGGATGGTTCCTGGGTGTGGTACGTCTACGATTACGAACAGACCGATCCGAATGATGTGTGCACCATCGAGTGGACGGTGGAGGAAATCAGCGGATTCAAGGACACGGAGCGGCCGTCTACGCAGCCGAGCCTGCTCGCCGCGGGTTATCAGGGGACGCAGCGCATTTATGACGCGCGGTACCGCATCAAGTCGGTCAAACGCTTCGTTGACGGAGTGCAAGTCGGACAGTCGCTTTATACCAACGCCTACACACAGTCGATTCCGGGCGACTTGTGCAGCGGCAACATCTTGTCCGTGACTGAGTACCGATACGCCACTTCCGGTCAATGGCTCTTTACGACGACGATCTACGATGGGAGTGCTGAGGAGAAGATCGTCCTCGTTCAGCAGGCTGACCGGCACAAGGAGTACCACTCGGACAACGGGAGCGAGGTCGAGGTACGGTATGAAGGGGAGACCGGTCCGGTTGTGGATGCTACGACAAGACAGACTACGCATCGTGACGCGTCGCGGCGGCCGGACTGGTTCAAACGCGAGGCCTATACCGCCAGTGGGTATCAGGTCATCGAATGGCTGAAGTGGGATTACGACACGCAGGGCCGTCGGACGTTCGAGTACCGGGTCGATCCGGCAAACGAAAGCCAGGTAATCACTCAGACGCAAACCGAGTACATCAACTGCTGTTACGATCGGAGAGTTACGGATGCCGAGGGGATCGAGACGACCTATCTCCACGACGTCCTGGGGCGGCCAACGTCCGTGACTCGGGACGGCCTGGACAACGCATCCGGTGGGCCAGAATACGACCAGGTAACGGGATATACGTACGGCTTCGTTGCCGGTGTTGGTCCCAGCGTTCGAACGACGCACACGGGCACTGTGTCCGGCGTGGCGAGCGAGAAGCGTTATGACTTGGCGGGTCGGCTTGTGTGGGAAGCGACAGTACTGGACAGCATCAACTGGCAACCCGCACTCGTCACGAGCCACGCGGAAACCATCCTCGCGAACGGACATCGACAGGTGACGGTTACACGACCGGATGGCAGCACCGAGATCACCGAGTACTACCGCGACGGGCAGATCGCCAGCGTGACCGGTACCGGCGTCGTGACGAAGGCGTACGATTACGGCGTCGATCCGAACGATGCCACGCCGTGGACACAGGTCACAGAGGGGCCGACGGGTGGTCAGCGCGTCACCCGGACGACAGTGGACTGGCTGGGCCGGACGGTCGCCGAGACCCGGCCGGCGTGGCCGTCTGGGGAGTTGACGACCGCGTACGCGTACTACCCGGTCAATGTCTTTGGCGCCGGGCAGCTCAAGAAGACCTGGACCGAGGATCCCAATGGAGCGAAGGTGCGTGCACCAGAGCTTCACGAATACAATGCGCTCGGCAACTTGGTGCGCTCGGGCCTCGACCTCGACGAGAACGACGCACTTGTGCTGACCGGTTCGAACGACCGGTACACCGAAACCACCGTGACCTACTCAAACACGAGTGGCTTGCACCGCATCACGACGACCCAGATTGCGACCGAGGCGGGTTTGGTAACAACGGGCACAACGCAGGAGCGTTTGACCAGCTTCCCCGCGGACACGATCCGGGACGTGCTGTCGTACGACGTGCATGGCAACGCAACGCACCGGCTTACGACCGTGACTCCTGCCACGCGAACGGTCACCGAGACGATTGACCATCCGGATAGCACAACTGACGAACTACGGATCACGATCAACGGGCTGTTGATGGAGCAGCAGTCCAAGACTGGTGTGCAGCAAACGTACACGTACGATCCGAGCACTCGGGAGGCCAAAGTGATCCGCCCCGGCGTCGCTCCCTACGAGAATACGCTTATTCGGACGCACTATGACAGCGTGGGCCAGATTGACTGGACCGAGGATGCGCTCGGCAGCCATACGACCTACGAGTACTACGGGAATGGCGTGGCGGGTGCCGGGAAGGTGAGCACGATCGCGACGCCGACCGATGATCCGAATGACGCGACGTACGTTCACACCTACTACGAGTATGATCCGACCACGCCGGGCCAGCCGGTGCTGCACGTCTGGGGTGATGTTCCACAGCCTGCCGCGTACAGCTATGATGCGTTCGGTCGCCTGGAGACGCTCACAACCTTCCGCAGCGGGACCGGGTTCGAGAACAGCTCGTGGCCGTCGCCGACGGGCGGTGATGTGACGACGTGGGTGATTGACCAGCCCACAGGCTTGCTCCTGCAGAAGCGTGACGATGCTCAACAGCAAGTAGCTTACTCCTATACCGTTGACGGCCGGGTGAAAACGCGCACATGGGCGCGCTTGACGACATCAAGCTACATGTATTACGGCGAAAACGGCGAGCCGAAGACCGGCGAGTTGAAGCAGATCACGTACGATGACGGCACGCCGAGCGTGCAGTTCACCTACAATCGTTCCGGCACCCCGGCCACGATTGTCGATGCCGCGGGAACCCACACGTTTGATTACAACTCGGCCCTGCAATTCGCGTCGGAAACCATCGACGGCACGCTCTATCTTGACCCGCTTACGATCACGCAGCAGTACCAGTCCAGTGGCGCTGTGCTGGGACGGTACGCGGGTGTGTCCGTCACGCAGGATGCAACCTCGATTTATTCAGCGGGTTACACCTACGACCCGCTCGGGCGTCTGTCCCGCGTGACGGGGCCGGGGTTGCCGACGGCGGGTTCGACCAGCCAGCTACACGGCGCGGTCTATCGATACCGCGCCGGCACGGATATCGTGGAGCGCATCGATATCCAGGCGGCAATAGTCACCGATCCGAATAACCCCGACATCTACCACGCTGAGAAGCGCGTGGCGCGCCTCTATCCGCACGAAACGCAGCGTGACCTCGTGGACTACGTCCAGAACATCTGGTACCCGGACAACGACCCGAATGACATCTCGAAGTACGACTACGTGAACGGCGACGTTGCCCTGCGGCGCGGTGTCAGCTACAGCGGCGTGGCGTTCGGGTCCCCGGCGACGCCGATTGCGCAGTCCTTCGACTACAACAACCGCAACGAGTTGACCACCTCCGTCCGTAGTGGCACGACCTGGGGATACCTCTACGACCCGATCGGCAACCGCACGTGGTCCCGGACGTGGGACGATCCCAACGATCCGAACGGCAGTTACGTGACCAACGAACTGAATCAGTACACGCAGACTCGGGTGCGCTCCACGCCCCAGCAGTTCTACACGTACGAGTACGATGACGACGGCAACCTGTTGCGCAGGTGGTTGGCCGCCGACATGAACTGCGACGGAGTGGTGGGATTCAGTGACAACAACGCCTTCGTGTTGGCCCTCAGCAACCCCACGGCTTGGTACGCTACGTATCCGGGCTGCAATATCCTCAACGGCGACATCAACGGGGATGGCGTAACCAGCATGGCGGACATCAACCCGTTCGTGGCACTGATGAGCGCCGGGAACGTTGGTGTAACCCAAACGTACACCTGGGACGGCGAGAACCGCCTGACGTGCGTGGAGCCGACGCCGGGCACGACCATCGCCGAGGGTGCCCAACGGCTCTCGTTCCGCTATGATTATTTGGGTCGGCGACTTTGGAAGCAGGTCGAGGCCTACCAGAGCGGGAATTGGGTCGTGACCGACACGCGGAAGTTCATCTGGGACAGCTGGCGGATGCTGGCCGAGCTGCGGGTCATTGGCGAGCAGGACGTCCGTGAGTGGACGTACACATGGGGCCTGGACCTCGCTGGTCAAGCCGGGCAGGTCAACAGCCTTGAAGGAGCCGGTACGATCGGTGGCTTGCTGGCGGCGCACTATTTGCCGGGCTCTGCAGGCAATGACGACCTGTCGTTGGCCGTATGCTACGATGGCAACGGCAACGTCACGCAGCTCGTGAACTGGAAGCATCCGGCTATTGACGTAGCCGGCGCGCTGATCGCGAAGTACGAATACGATCCCTACGGCAACATCACGGCGGCCACCGGCGACTACGCCGCGGCGAACCCGTTCCGCTTCAGCACCAAGTACTGGGACGACGAAACCGGGCTGGGATACTGGGGCTACCGCTACTACAACCCGGCGCTGGGGCGGTGGATCAGCAGGGATCCAGTTGCTGAGTTGGGATTCGCAGTGACGCGCGCGCTGCAGCGAACGCAGAATCCGCACCTGTCGGTCACGGAATACGGAGATGAGGGCAATCTATTCTCTTACATTGATGATGAGCCGATGGGCCACTATGACCCCCTTGGACTCAGCAAGGGTGGCAAGTGTAACATTACACCGTCATTCGTGACAGGACGGGAGACTGTAGAAGAATTGGAGTCGCTCGCAAAGGCTGCACGAGCCGAGGGGAAGATCAAGAAAGCAAAGTCAATCGAAGGCTACGTCAAGGTGCTCAAGCGATATGCACACAAGGGCCGGACCATGGGGCGCAAGTCCGCAATCTCGGTCGAGGGCCTATGTTGTATGGCGCTAACAGAAATCCTGTTTCTTGAGGTCGATCTCGGCTTGACTAATATCCTAAATGACGCATATGCGGCAGATTTGATCGCATACAATGGGGGCATCCAGCTTGCAGAGCAATCTGGTTGGCAGTACGCCATTCGGGTCGAGAGTCAGATAGGATTCACATGTTGTGGAAAGCCGTTTAGTGATGATAGATGCCGTGTGACGTTCAGGCGTAAGATTGCATCCATGTACGGCCGGCTCTATGTGACAGGATTCAATGAGAACGTCGTTGGTAATTTCCCTGGGCAGCTCGAAGAGGCCGCGGCAAGGTATGTCGAATGCAACACGAAATCATGCCAAAGCGGAGCAACGGCAAGCGGAGCAACGCCTTGA
- a CDS encoding type I restriction endonuclease subunit R has translation MAHTDINSEDRLVQKTFVDYLRDRLGWESVYAWNEETFGPKGTLGRASEREVVLVRDLRNAIARLNPALRETAVAEAVETLTRYDFSRSALLHNREFYGYVRDGVPVAFRDERGEVQHARAKVIDFRNPANNRFLAVRELKIQGLCVPHYNRRADLVCFVNGLPLVFIELKAVYRNIRAGYDGNLSDYRDTIPHAFYHNAFLVVSNGDRARYGSITAGWDHFSEWKRQDEKDKGHLEARVLLDGMLAKDRLLDLVENFILFDSSKAGGTRKIVARNHQVLGVNNAVASVAHQERLKHEFPPAERLRYRLPAVADRDGPALPLVERAHPDLGRLGVFWHTQGAGKSYSMAFFAEKVRRRVPGDFTFVIMTDREDLDDQIYKTFVGCSVADEKTPRAGTGVELRRLLQENHRYVFSLIHKFNQDVSPDSPYSRRDDIIVISDEAHRTQAGKLARNMRLALPNAAFIGFTGTPLFKHDHLTRRIFGSYVSRYDFKRSEEDGATVKLVYENRGEKLGLTRLDLNDRIAEKVEEADLDPDQAALLEKLLGKDYEVITADDRLDKIAADFVEHCSTRWETGKSMLVCIDKATCGRMYQRVIPLWQAKLDAVRMAAAARQSELVAEADPDRREALAKELARLQGQADWMASTLIQIIVSEGQNEVKDFAKWGFDIRPHRDLMKRGFELADGKKIAVDLAFKDPNHPFRVAIVCAMWLTGFDVECLSTLYIDKPMKAHTLMQAIARANRVYPGKDCGVIVDYNGMLKSLREAMAQYALGEEEEGGDGDGEVVKPIEELVAALLEAIEATEDHLGSLGFDPTRVVGARGFDRIEALRDAVNAVYASDEAKRRFEIMARQVFARFKALLMEPAAFAFAERHDNIEAIYKKLEERRDTSDVTDLLKELHKIVNEAIRAQGVGADHAEGITVDLSKIDFSKLRDEFAKKVKRKQAALQDIRQLVEQKLQQMLQQNPQRMDYYRRYQEIIADYNREKDRATAEETFARLVELADSLDAEQRRAVEEGLSEDELALFDLLNRDAISKSDREKLKQASRGLLGSLQALLKPMELWAQNEQTRAVVETHILDELWRLLPTPPFSDDDKQLAAARVYEFVWQRSAAGGLLGTAA, from the coding sequence ATGGCCCATACCGACATCAACAGTGAAGACAGGCTCGTGCAGAAAACCTTCGTGGACTACCTGCGCGACAGGCTTGGCTGGGAGAGCGTCTATGCCTGGAACGAAGAGACCTTCGGGCCGAAGGGGACGCTGGGGCGGGCCAGTGAGCGCGAAGTCGTCCTGGTCCGTGACCTCCGCAACGCAATCGCGCGATTGAACCCGGCCCTGCGGGAAACGGCCGTCGCTGAAGCTGTCGAGACGCTGACACGGTACGACTTCTCGCGCTCGGCGCTCTTGCACAACAGGGAGTTTTACGGGTACGTCCGTGACGGCGTGCCGGTGGCCTTCCGAGACGAGAGAGGCGAGGTCCAACACGCACGAGCCAAGGTTATCGACTTCCGCAACCCGGCGAACAACCGATTCCTAGCGGTCCGCGAGTTGAAGATTCAGGGCCTGTGTGTTCCGCACTACAACCGCCGTGCCGATCTTGTCTGCTTCGTCAACGGCCTTCCGCTGGTGTTCATCGAACTGAAGGCGGTGTACCGGAACATCCGGGCCGGCTACGACGGCAACCTCAGCGACTACCGCGACACCATCCCGCACGCCTTCTACCACAACGCCTTTCTCGTGGTGAGCAACGGCGACCGCGCCCGCTACGGCTCGATCACGGCCGGCTGGGACCATTTCAGCGAGTGGAAGCGGCAGGACGAGAAGGACAAGGGGCACCTTGAGGCCCGCGTTCTACTCGACGGGATGCTGGCGAAGGACCGGCTGCTCGATCTGGTGGAGAACTTCATCCTCTTCGACAGCAGTAAGGCCGGCGGCACGCGCAAGATCGTCGCCCGGAACCACCAGGTGCTCGGGGTGAACAACGCCGTCGCGTCCGTCGCCCACCAAGAGCGGCTGAAGCACGAATTCCCGCCGGCCGAGCGGCTCCGCTATCGCTTGCCGGCCGTGGCGGATCGCGACGGGCCGGCGCTGCCGCTTGTCGAGCGGGCGCACCCGGACCTTGGCCGACTCGGCGTCTTCTGGCATACGCAAGGGGCCGGCAAGTCTTACTCGATGGCGTTCTTCGCCGAGAAGGTGCGTCGCCGTGTGCCCGGCGACTTCACGTTCGTCATCATGACCGACCGAGAAGACCTCGACGACCAGATATACAAGACCTTCGTCGGGTGCAGCGTGGCGGATGAGAAGACCCCTCGCGCTGGGACCGGCGTGGAACTCCGGCGGCTGTTGCAGGAGAACCACCGCTACGTCTTCAGTCTGATCCACAAGTTCAACCAGGATGTCTCGCCCGACAGCCCGTACAGCCGCCGGGACGACATCATCGTGATTTCGGACGAGGCGCATCGGACGCAGGCCGGGAAGCTCGCGCGGAACATGCGTCTGGCCCTGCCCAACGCCGCCTTCATCGGGTTCACTGGGACGCCGCTCTTCAAGCACGACCACCTCACTCGCCGAATCTTCGGCAGCTACGTGTCGCGCTACGACTTCAAGCGGTCCGAAGAAGACGGCGCAACGGTGAAGCTCGTCTACGAGAACCGCGGCGAGAAGCTCGGCTTGACCCGCCTAGACCTCAACGACCGAATCGCCGAGAAGGTGGAGGAAGCCGACCTCGACCCGGATCAGGCAGCACTTTTGGAGAAGCTGCTCGGCAAGGACTACGAGGTCATCACGGCGGACGACCGCCTCGACAAAATCGCGGCCGACTTCGTGGAGCACTGCTCGACTCGTTGGGAAACGGGCAAGTCGATGCTCGTTTGCATCGACAAGGCGACCTGTGGCCGGATGTACCAGCGGGTCATTCCCCTCTGGCAAGCCAAGCTCGACGCTGTCCGTATGGCGGCCGCGGCACGACAGAGCGAACTCGTTGCCGAAGCGGACCCCGACCGCCGCGAGGCACTCGCGAAGGAACTGGCCAGGCTCCAGGGGCAAGCCGATTGGATGGCCAGCACGCTCATCCAGATCATCGTCAGCGAAGGCCAGAACGAGGTGAAGGACTTCGCCAAGTGGGGCTTCGATATCCGACCGCACCGCGACTTGATGAAGCGCGGATTCGAGTTGGCAGACGGCAAGAAGATTGCTGTCGATCTGGCTTTCAAGGACCCGAACCACCCGTTCCGTGTTGCGATCGTGTGCGCAATGTGGCTGACGGGTTTCGACGTGGAGTGCCTATCGACCCTCTACATCGACAAGCCCATGAAGGCCCACACCCTCATGCAGGCCATCGCGCGGGCCAACCGCGTCTATCCCGGCAAGGACTGCGGCGTCATCGTTGACTACAACGGAATGCTCAAGAGCCTCCGCGAAGCGATGGCTCAGTACGCGCTGGGCGAGGAAGAGGAAGGCGGGGATGGCGACGGCGAGGTCGTCAAGCCCATCGAAGAACTGGTTGCGGCCCTCCTCGAAGCAATCGAAGCCACCGAGGATCATCTTGGTTCGCTGGGCTTCGATCCGACTCGCGTCGTCGGTGCCAGGGGATTCGACCGTATCGAGGCCCTGCGGGATGCCGTCAACGCCGTCTATGCGTCCGACGAAGCCAAGCGACGATTCGAGATCATGGCCCGCCAAGTCTTCGCACGGTTCAAAGCCTTGCTGATGGAGCCCGCGGCCTTCGCATTCGCCGAGCGGCACGACAACATCGAGGCGATCTACAAGAAGCTGGAGGAACGCCGCGACACCTCGGACGTGACCGATCTTCTCAAAGAACTCCACAAGATCGTCAACGAAGCCATCCGCGCTCAAGGGGTCGGGGCCGACCACGCCGAAGGCATCACCGTTGACCTCAGCAAGATCGACTTCAGCAAGCTCCGTGACGAGTTCGCCAAGAAGGTGAAACGGAAGCAGGCCGCACTCCAAGACATCCGCCAACTTGTGGAGCAGAAGCTCCAGCAGATGCTCCAGCAGAATCCCCAGCGGATGGACTACTACAGACGGTATCAGGAGATCATCGCCGATTATAACCGCGAAAAGGACCGCGCCACGGCAGAAGAGACGTTCGCTCGGCTTGTCGAACTCGCCGACAGCCTGGACGCTGAGCAGCGCCGCGCCGTTGAGGAGGGGCTTTCGGAAGACGAGCTCGCCTTGTTTGACCTTCTGAACAGGGATGCCATCAGCAAGTCGGACAGGGAGAAGCTGAAACAGGCGAGTCGCGGCCTACTGGGTTCCTTGCAGGCGTTGTTGAAGCCGATGGAGCTATGGGCGCAGAACGAGCAGACGCGAGCTGTCGTCGAGACGCATATTCTGGACGAGCTTTGGCGCCTCCTGCCGACGCCTCCCTTCTCCGACGACGACAAGCAGCTTGCCGCCGCCCGTGTTTACGAGTTTGTCTGGCAGCGGAGCGCCGCCGGCGGCCTCTTGGGAACGGCGGCTTGA
- a CDS encoding restriction endonuclease subunit S — MKWCSGRLGDVLTLQRGHDLPDSRRQHGNVPVVSSSGITGYHSEPKARAPGVVTGRYGTLGAVYYIEEDYWPLNTALYVIDFKGNHPRFVAYFLENVLRSYQSDKAAVPGVNRNVLHELPVQYPGAPVQEQIAHVLSAYDTLIAQNARRMALLEQAARMLYEEWFVRLRFPGHEHTRVTAGVPVGWEKRRLVELAEIVMGQSPSSEFYNDNGDGLPFHQGVADFGERFVSHRIYTTALNRVAEAGDILCSVRAPVGRLNVSLDKIVVGRGLAALRSRAGNQEFLYYALKTHFFKEDLIGAGAIFASVTKKELEDQKLPLPPDSLIREFEDFSRPIDEQLRVLFLATQKLQQARDLLLPRLMNGDVLL, encoded by the coding sequence ATGAAGTGGTGTTCGGGCCGCCTTGGCGACGTTCTAACCTTGCAGCGTGGTCATGATTTGCCCGATTCACGCCGGCAGCATGGCAACGTACCTGTCGTCTCCTCGTCCGGAATTACCGGGTACCACAGCGAGCCCAAAGCAAGAGCGCCAGGGGTAGTAACAGGGCGATACGGCACGCTCGGCGCCGTCTACTACATTGAAGAGGACTACTGGCCGCTGAACACCGCACTGTACGTCATTGACTTCAAGGGCAACCACCCGCGCTTCGTCGCCTACTTTCTTGAAAACGTCCTTCGGAGCTACCAGAGCGACAAAGCTGCTGTACCAGGAGTCAACCGGAATGTACTGCATGAGCTTCCGGTTCAGTATCCCGGTGCGCCAGTGCAGGAGCAGATCGCCCACGTCCTTTCCGCCTACGACACTCTGATCGCACAGAACGCGCGGCGGATGGCGCTGCTGGAGCAGGCGGCGCGGATGCTCTACGAGGAATGGTTCGTCCGCCTCCGCTTCCCCGGCCACGAACACACCCGCGTCACCGCCGGCGTGCCCGTCGGCTGGGAGAAGCGGCGGCTGGTTGAGCTTGCCGAGATTGTGATGGGACAGAGCCCATCGTCGGAGTTCTACAACGACAACGGCGACGGCCTTCCCTTCCATCAGGGCGTTGCGGATTTTGGCGAGAGATTCGTCAGCCACCGCATTTACACCACGGCACTGAACCGAGTCGCCGAAGCCGGTGACATCCTTTGCAGTGTGCGCGCCCCTGTCGGTCGGCTCAACGTGAGCTTGGACAAGATCGTCGTCGGGCGCGGCCTTGCCGCTCTCCGCAGCCGCGCCGGCAATCAGGAGTTTCTCTACTACGCGCTCAAGACGCACTTCTTCAAAGAAGACTTGATCGGCGCAGGCGCCATCTTCGCATCGGTGACCAAGAAGGAGCTTGAGGACCAGAAGCTGCCCTTGCCGCCCGACTCCCTGATTCGTGAGTTCGAGGACTTCTCTCGGCCAATTGACGAACAGCTACGAGTCCTCTTCCTGGCCACTCAGAAGCTCCAACAGGCCCGCGACCTGCTGCTGCCGCGGCTGATGAATGGAGATGTTCTGCTATGA